A single window of Streptomyces xanthii DNA harbors:
- the glmM gene encoding phosphoglucosamine mutase, which yields MGRLFGTDGVRGVANADLTAELALGLSVAAAHVLGEAGSFEGHRPVAVVGRDPRASGEFLEAAVVAGLASAGVDVLRVGVLPTPAVAYLTGALGADLGVMLSASHNAMPDNGIKFLARGGHKLDDALEDRIESVYEEHRTGAPWDRPTGAGVGRVKSYDEGLDQYVAHLVGVLPNRLEGLKIVLDEAHGAAARVSPEAFTRAGAEIVTIGAEPDGLNINDGCGSTHLDLLKAAVVEHGAHFGIAHDGDADRCLAVDHTGSEVDGDQIMAVLAIALRERGVLRQDTLVATVMSNLGLKLAMEREGITLVQTAVGDRYVLENMKEHGFALGGEQSGHVIALDHATTGDGTLTGLLLAARVAQTGRSLQELASVMERLPQVLINVPDVDKSRVGTSVPLASAVSDAEAELGSTGRVLLRPSGTEPLVRVMVEAADIEQARSVAGRLADAVKSALG from the coding sequence GTGGGACGACTCTTCGGCACGGACGGCGTGCGCGGTGTCGCCAACGCGGATCTGACGGCCGAGCTGGCGCTCGGCCTGTCGGTCGCCGCCGCGCACGTGCTCGGCGAGGCGGGCTCGTTCGAGGGACACCGTCCGGTCGCGGTCGTCGGCCGTGACCCACGGGCCTCGGGCGAGTTCCTGGAGGCCGCGGTCGTCGCCGGACTGGCCAGCGCGGGCGTCGACGTCCTGCGCGTCGGTGTGCTGCCCACCCCCGCGGTGGCGTACCTCACCGGTGCGCTGGGAGCCGACCTCGGCGTGATGCTCTCCGCGAGCCACAACGCGATGCCGGACAACGGGATCAAGTTCCTCGCCCGCGGCGGCCACAAGCTGGACGACGCGCTCGAGGACCGCATCGAGTCCGTCTACGAGGAGCACCGCACCGGCGCGCCCTGGGACCGGCCCACCGGCGCCGGCGTCGGCCGCGTGAAGTCCTACGACGAGGGCCTCGACCAGTACGTCGCCCACCTCGTCGGCGTCCTGCCGAACCGGCTCGAGGGCCTGAAGATCGTCCTCGACGAGGCGCACGGTGCCGCCGCGCGGGTCTCCCCGGAGGCCTTCACCCGGGCCGGCGCGGAGATCGTCACGATCGGCGCCGAGCCGGACGGGCTGAACATCAACGACGGGTGCGGCTCCACGCACCTGGACCTGCTGAAGGCCGCCGTCGTCGAGCACGGCGCCCACTTCGGCATCGCCCACGACGGGGACGCGGACCGCTGCCTCGCCGTGGACCACACCGGCTCCGAGGTCGACGGCGACCAGATCATGGCCGTCCTCGCGATCGCCCTGCGCGAGCGCGGCGTGCTGCGCCAGGACACGCTGGTCGCGACCGTCATGTCCAACCTCGGGCTGAAGCTGGCGATGGAGCGCGAGGGCATCACGCTCGTGCAGACCGCCGTCGGCGACCGGTACGTGCTGGAGAACATGAAGGAGCACGGGTTCGCGCTCGGCGGCGAGCAGTCCGGGCACGTCATCGCGCTCGACCACGCGACGACGGGTGACGGGACGCTGACCGGGCTGCTGCTCGCCGCGCGGGTCGCGCAGACCGGCCGCAGCCTCCAGGAGCTCGCCTCCGTCATGGAGCGGCTGCCGCAGGTGCTCATCAACGTGCCGGACGTGGACAAGTCCCGGGTCGGTACGTCGGTGCCGCTGGCTTCGGCGGTTTCTGACGCGGAGGCCGAGCTGGGGAGCACCGGACGGGTGCTGCTTCGGCCCTCGGGGACGGAGCCGCTGGTTCGGGTCATGGTCGAGGCCGCCGACATCGAGCAGGCTCGGTCTGTGGCCGGGCGGTTGGCCGACGCGGTCAAGTCGGCGCTCGGCTAG
- the rpsI gene encoding 30S ribosomal protein S9, producing the protein MAETTAETPVEETEIVDVESYTTESDAPVEGEYTSESNPARFGDPQPAAGLGRRKNAIARVRIVPGTGKWKVNGRTLEDYFPNKVHQQEVNEPFKVLELDGRYDVIARISGGGVSGQAGALRLGVARALNEADVENNRGALKKAGYLRRDDRAVERKKAGLKKARKAPQYSKR; encoded by the coding sequence GTGGCCGAGACCACTGCCGAGACGCCGGTCGAAGAGACCGAGATCGTCGACGTCGAGAGCTACACCACCGAGTCGGACGCGCCCGTCGAGGGCGAGTACACCTCGGAGTCCAACCCGGCCCGCTTCGGTGACCCGCAGCCGGCCGCCGGCCTGGGCCGCCGCAAGAACGCCATCGCGCGCGTTCGCATCGTGCCCGGCACCGGCAAGTGGAAGGTCAACGGGCGCACGCTCGAGGACTACTTCCCGAACAAGGTCCACCAGCAGGAAGTCAACGAGCCCTTCAAGGTGCTCGAGCTCGACGGCCGCTACGACGTCATCGCCCGCATCTCGGGTGGCGGCGTCTCCGGTCAGGCCGGCGCCCTGCGCCTCGGCGTGGCCCGCGCGCTGAACGAGGCCGACGTGGAGAACAACCGCGGCGCCCTCAAGAAGGCCGGCTACCTCCGCCGCGACGACCGTGCGGTCGAGCGCAAGAAGGCCGGTCTCAAGAAGGCCCGCAAGGCCCCGCAGTACAGCAAGCGCTAA
- the rplM gene encoding 50S ribosomal protein L13: protein MRTYSPKPGDVSRQWLVIDAQDVVLGRLATTAATLLRGKHKPTYAPHMDMGDFVVIINADKVHLSGNKKTQKMAYRHSGYPGGLRSVRYDELLEKNPEKAVEKAIKGMLPKNTLGRQMLSKLKVYSGDQHPHAAQQPVPFEITQVAQ from the coding sequence GTGCGTACGTACAGCCCTAAGCCCGGCGATGTGTCCCGCCAGTGGCTCGTCATTGACGCGCAGGACGTCGTCCTGGGCCGTCTGGCCACCACTGCTGCGACTCTCCTCCGCGGCAAGCACAAGCCGACCTATGCCCCGCACATGGACATGGGCGACTTCGTTGTGATCATCAACGCCGACAAGGTTCACCTGTCGGGCAACAAGAAGACCCAGAAGATGGCGTACCGCCACTCCGGCTACCCGGGTGGTCTGCGTTCCGTGCGCTACGACGAGCTCCTCGAGAAGAACCCCGAGAAGGCCGTCGAGAAGGCCATCAAGGGCATGCTCCCGAAGAACACGCTCGGCCGTCAGATGCTCTCGAAGCTGAAGGTCTACTCGGGCGACCAGCACCCCCACGCTGCCCAGCAGCCGGTGCCGTTCGAGATCACCCAGGTCGCGCAGTAG
- a CDS encoding glycosyltransferase family 87 protein — MDQGKSPVLYWLLLPASRLGWAVLGVVLVAVPLHASLRGVTGGMDNGIVVQAARVWLDGGSPYADPHFLYFPSAVLAAVPQALLPAGVLRASVPALVTAGLVAGWVAALRLHGVPWRSRFAVGGLAALALGFAPFAHLVTLGNWTVTAAVALPCALLLAARERWVAAGLVLGAALALKPLLAPVALLFVLARRWKGLAAMVLVPVAASLAAALAMPDPAGFVTRTLPFLLRGDDGFVRLYEASPGAVLARLGLPVPLASGIALAAAAAGVWCAARRWGRGDRTPARLSETATLLMLSAFLVSRPSYDHYLLVAVPLLVAGATAAGAVAGGPWFWAVLLPQVPGLARPWLDMETRRAFLDCATLCGLVLVAGLRAARRAPAALDASGKAGPPTVPGSRDGLVLTRPGRRGYSA, encoded by the coding sequence ATGGATCAGGGTAAATCACCCGTTTTGTACTGGCTGTTGCTGCCCGCGTCCCGGCTCGGGTGGGCCGTGCTCGGGGTGGTGCTCGTCGCCGTTCCCCTGCACGCCTCCCTGCGCGGTGTCACCGGGGGGATGGACAACGGGATCGTCGTCCAGGCCGCACGGGTGTGGCTCGACGGCGGGTCGCCGTACGCGGACCCGCACTTCCTGTACTTCCCGAGCGCCGTGCTCGCCGCCGTGCCGCAGGCGCTGCTGCCGGCCGGCGTGCTGCGCGCGAGCGTCCCGGCGCTGGTGACCGCCGGGCTCGTCGCCGGGTGGGTGGCGGCGCTGCGGCTGCACGGGGTGCCGTGGCGGAGCCGCTTCGCCGTGGGCGGCCTCGCGGCGCTCGCGCTCGGCTTCGCGCCCTTCGCTCATCTCGTCACCCTCGGCAACTGGACCGTGACCGCCGCCGTCGCGCTGCCCTGCGCCCTGCTGCTCGCCGCCCGGGAGCGCTGGGTCGCGGCCGGGCTCGTGCTCGGCGCCGCCCTGGCCCTGAAGCCGCTGCTCGCCCCGGTCGCTCTCCTCTTCGTCCTGGCGCGGCGCTGGAAGGGGCTCGCGGCGATGGTCCTGGTCCCCGTCGCCGCCTCGCTGGCCGCCGCCCTGGCCATGCCGGACCCGGCGGGCTTCGTCACCCGCACCCTGCCCTTCCTGCTGCGCGGCGACGACGGCTTCGTGCGGCTCTACGAGGCCTCGCCCGGGGCCGTGCTCGCCCGGCTCGGGCTGCCGGTGCCCCTGGCGAGCGGGATCGCGCTGGCGGCGGCCGCCGCCGGGGTGTGGTGCGCGGCGCGGCGGTGGGGGAGGGGCGACCGGACGCCGGCCCGGCTCTCCGAGACCGCGACGCTGCTGATGCTGTCCGCGTTCCTGGTCTCCCGGCCCTCGTACGACCACTACCTGCTGGTCGCCGTGCCGCTCCTGGTCGCCGGGGCGACGGCGGCGGGCGCCGTGGCGGGCGGCCCCTGGTTCTGGGCGGTGCTGCTGCCGCAGGTGCCGGGGCTCGCCCGGCCGTGGCTGGACATGGAGACGCGCAGGGCGTTCCTGGACTGCGCGACCCTGTGCGGGCTGGTCCTGGTCGCCGGGCTCCGTGCCGCGCGCCGCGCCCCGGCTGCCCTGGACGCTTCCGGCAAGGCGGGGCCGCCCACGGTCCCCGGTTCCCGGGACGGCCTCGTTTTGACCCGTCCGGGGCGGCGCGGGTACTCTGCCTAG
- a CDS encoding cellulose binding domain-containing protein, whose product MNVLRGLGACAVLAGIAYTVTRVTQVSGVVIGYTAIAIVVSLTGWALSLRRLRHDRRVAGATRRRKRSGGARSVLAGAAVLGLLGGAGIAGYRWWTQEQDSAVLTVRYRTHGPADGGAAQPWLEVINTSGRTVDLADVRLRYYYTADGDAEYAANCTQTALDCSHVSLRTVPAGNAGSARDAYLEVGFTGAAGTLKPGGTTRAIGLQLYRVDHKKVDQSDDYSFDATMTAYQESARVTAYLDGVQVWGEGPDGDTEGTEVSAGSGAGTARIPEGVLFDDFAYTGPDDKALAAHNWEARDGEGGPGIKDSWSKKAVTFPSGESGASGQVVRLEAATDGTKKGTVQSEFHTVRPVFREGTLAARVYFGNTPVRGKDGDHVSPALFAISPDHKSKKYSELDFEYMPNGGWGRYGPILDTTSWRSSEDLDRVTEPHTRKLEGWHILTMTAADDKVTYAVDGKKLYTSGKAYFPRESMTVNFSNWFVDLPFQGKRSWEVKVDWVYLKSGAAVPADEAAEAAAGLAAQGTPYVNTLPKKG is encoded by the coding sequence ATGAACGTCCTCAGGGGCCTCGGCGCCTGCGCGGTGCTGGCCGGCATCGCGTACACCGTTACCAGGGTGACCCAGGTCAGCGGCGTGGTCATCGGCTACACCGCCATAGCCATCGTCGTCTCTCTCACGGGCTGGGCGCTCTCGCTCAGGCGGCTTCGGCACGACCGCCGGGTGGCGGGCGCGACCAGGCGCCGCAAGCGGTCCGGTGGCGCGCGGAGCGTCCTCGCCGGAGCGGCCGTGCTGGGTCTGCTCGGCGGAGCCGGGATCGCCGGCTACCGGTGGTGGACGCAGGAGCAGGATTCCGCGGTCCTCACCGTGCGGTACCGCACGCACGGTCCGGCGGACGGGGGTGCCGCCCAGCCCTGGCTGGAAGTCATCAACACGTCCGGCAGGACGGTGGACCTCGCGGATGTCAGGCTCCGGTACTACTACACCGCGGACGGCGACGCCGAGTACGCGGCCAACTGCACCCAGACGGCCCTCGACTGTTCCCATGTCAGTCTGCGCACGGTGCCCGCGGGGAACGCCGGGTCGGCGCGTGACGCCTACCTGGAGGTGGGCTTCACCGGCGCGGCCGGTACGCTGAAGCCGGGCGGGACGACCCGGGCGATCGGGCTCCAGCTCTACCGCGTCGACCACAAGAAGGTCGACCAGTCGGACGACTACTCCTTCGACGCGACGATGACGGCGTACCAGGAGTCCGCGCGGGTCACCGCCTACCTGGACGGGGTCCAGGTGTGGGGCGAGGGGCCGGACGGTGACACCGAAGGCACCGAGGTGAGTGCCGGCTCCGGGGCGGGCACGGCCCGGATACCGGAGGGTGTCCTGTTCGACGACTTCGCCTACACGGGGCCGGACGACAAGGCGCTCGCCGCCCACAACTGGGAGGCACGCGACGGCGAGGGCGGACCGGGCATCAAGGACTCCTGGTCGAAGAAGGCGGTCACCTTCCCCTCCGGCGAGAGCGGTGCCAGCGGGCAGGTCGTGCGTCTGGAGGCCGCCACGGACGGCACCAAGAAGGGCACCGTGCAGTCCGAGTTCCACACCGTGCGACCCGTGTTCCGCGAGGGCACCCTCGCCGCGCGTGTGTACTTCGGCAACACGCCGGTGCGCGGCAAGGACGGAGACCATGTGTCCCCAGCACTCTTCGCCATCTCGCCGGACCACAAGTCGAAGAAGTACAGCGAGCTCGACTTCGAGTACATGCCGAACGGCGGCTGGGGTCGCTACGGCCCGATCCTCGACACCACCAGCTGGCGCAGCAGCGAAGACCTCGACCGGGTCACCGAGCCGCACACCCGGAAGCTCGAGGGCTGGCACATCCTGACGATGACCGCGGCCGACGACAAGGTGACCTACGCCGTGGACGGAAAGAAGCTGTACACCAGCGGGAAGGCCTACTTCCCGCGCGAGTCGATGACCGTCAACTTCAGCAACTGGTTCGTCGACCTCCCCTTCCAGGGCAAGCGGTCCTGGGAGGTGAAGGTCGACTGGGTGTACCTCAAGTCCGGTGCGGCCGTCCCGGCCGACGAGGCGGCCGAGGCCGCGGCAGGTCTCGCCGCGCAGGGAACGCCTTACGTGAACACCTTGCCGAAGAAGGGCTGA
- a CDS encoding glycosyltransferase family 2 protein: MTAQADMVYGTVVLVPARNEEVGVFTSLESLARQSRRPDLIIVVVNNSTDRTEEYALQFAHDERTPPTVVLNFPDNPHKKAGALNHGLAWLRNAVGGRLDGRVGHILVMDADTELHPKFIERARNVIASDPEVGGVSAACFGRTDLWRNPWQRYLLGMQIIEYGRAARARYRTDVHTMSGAGSFYRAEALQGLIDWRGEVFWEDHRNLVEDYETTLALKESGWKVTANELCIAYTDLMPTLRELTQQRERWSRGTVDALRQRGWTKFTWHSITTMILGLFGFAYIFIWGARQLLAAAQYTVSTHPLLLLLLAFWVLYPAMRVRSLGWKAMLVEALILPELVYTVVRAYWMVSSILKSYVTRVSAWK, translated from the coding sequence GTGACCGCGCAGGCCGACATGGTCTACGGGACGGTCGTCCTCGTCCCCGCGCGGAACGAGGAAGTCGGGGTCTTCACCTCGCTCGAGTCGCTGGCGCGGCAGTCCCGGCGCCCCGACCTGATCATCGTGGTGGTCAACAATTCGACCGACCGGACCGAGGAGTACGCCCTCCAGTTCGCTCATGACGAGCGCACCCCGCCGACGGTCGTCCTCAACTTCCCCGACAACCCGCACAAGAAGGCCGGCGCTCTCAACCACGGCCTGGCCTGGCTCAGGAACGCGGTCGGAGGGCGGCTCGACGGCCGGGTCGGCCACATCCTGGTCATGGACGCCGACACCGAACTGCACCCGAAGTTCATCGAGCGGGCGCGCAACGTGATCGCGTCGGACCCCGAGGTCGGTGGCGTCAGCGCGGCCTGCTTCGGGCGCACCGACCTGTGGCGCAACCCATGGCAGCGCTATCTGCTCGGCATGCAGATCATCGAGTACGGCCGGGCGGCCCGGGCGCGCTACCGCACGGACGTCCACACCATGTCGGGCGCGGGCTCCTTCTACCGGGCCGAGGCGCTGCAAGGCCTGATCGACTGGCGGGGCGAGGTGTTCTGGGAGGATCACCGCAACCTCGTCGAGGACTACGAGACCACCCTGGCGCTGAAGGAGTCCGGCTGGAAGGTCACGGCCAACGAGCTGTGCATTGCGTACACCGACCTCATGCCCACCCTGCGCGAGCTGACCCAGCAGCGTGAGCGGTGGAGCCGGGGCACCGTGGACGCGCTGCGCCAGCGCGGCTGGACCAAGTTCACCTGGCACTCGATCACGACGATGATCCTGGGCCTGTTCGGCTTCGCCTACATCTTCATCTGGGGTGCGCGCCAGCTGCTCGCCGCGGCGCAGTACACCGTGAGCACGCATCCGCTGCTGCTGCTTCTTCTCGCGTTCTGGGTCCTCTACCCCGCGATGCGGGTGAGGAGCCTGGGCTGGAAGGCCATGCTGGTCGAAGCTCTCATCCTTCCTGAGCTCGTCTACACCGTCGTGCGGGCGTACTGGATGGTCTCGTCGATCTTGAAGTCGTACGTCACCCGTGTGTCCGCCTGGAAGTAG
- the truA gene encoding tRNA pseudouridine(38-40) synthase TruA has translation MTDEAAPGTVRVRLDLSYDGTDFSGWAKQAGGRRTVQGEIEDALRTVTRSQRTYELTVAGRTDAGVHARGQVAHVDLPDEVWAEHREKLLKRLAGRLPKDVRVWSVAEAPSGFNARFSAVWRRYAYRVTDLPGGVDPLLRGHVLWHDWPLDVDAMNAAAERLLGEHDFAAYCKKREGATTIRTLQELSLVRGDDGIVTATVRADAFCHNMVRSLIGALLFVGDGHRPSDWPGKVLAAGVRDSAVHVVRPHGLTLEEVGYPADELLAARNKEARNKRTLPGSGCC, from the coding sequence GTGACCGATGAGGCAGCTCCCGGGACCGTACGCGTACGGCTGGATCTCTCGTACGACGGGACGGACTTCTCCGGATGGGCCAAGCAGGCCGGCGGGCGGCGCACCGTGCAGGGGGAGATCGAGGACGCGCTGCGCACCGTCACGCGCTCGCAGCGGACGTACGAGCTGACGGTGGCCGGGCGGACCGACGCCGGGGTGCACGCGCGCGGCCAGGTGGCCCATGTGGACCTGCCCGACGAGGTGTGGGCCGAGCACCGGGAGAAGCTGCTCAAGCGGCTCGCGGGGCGGCTGCCCAAGGATGTGCGGGTGTGGTCGGTGGCCGAGGCGCCGAGCGGGTTCAACGCGCGCTTCTCGGCGGTCTGGCGGCGCTACGCGTACCGCGTGACCGATCTGCCGGGCGGCGTCGACCCGCTGTTGCGGGGTCATGTCCTGTGGCACGACTGGCCGTTGGACGTCGACGCGATGAACGCGGCCGCCGAGCGGCTGCTGGGGGAGCACGACTTCGCGGCGTACTGCAAGAAGCGTGAGGGTGCCACGACGATCCGGACGCTGCAGGAGCTGAGTCTCGTGCGCGGGGACGACGGGATCGTCACGGCGACCGTGCGGGCCGACGCCTTCTGCCACAACATGGTGCGCTCGCTGATCGGTGCCCTGCTGTTCGTCGGCGACGGGCACCGGCCGAGCGACTGGCCGGGCAAGGTGCTGGCCGCCGGGGTCCGCGACTCGGCCGTGCACGTGGTGCGGCCGCACGGCCTGACGCTCGAGGAAGTCGGTTACCCGGCCGACGAGTTGCTCGCCGCGCGCAACAAGGAGGCGCGCAACAAGCGGACACTGCCGGGCTCCGGCTGCTGCTGA
- a CDS encoding peptidoglycan-binding domain-containing protein, producing MNKWTTRAAAALATAVLAAGLTACTGSDSSSDSDDRAGAHPTRATVSEAETRCVQQAVNWFQEPRVTVDGDYDAKTRAAVGRYQHKHGLAGDGEMGAPTGRALFDDVNKVVDTLLEGPKDGSAKYRDWLGRCDKVVRR from the coding sequence ATGAACAAGTGGACCACGCGTGCCGCGGCGGCTCTCGCCACCGCGGTCCTCGCCGCCGGACTGACCGCCTGCACCGGCTCGGACTCGAGCTCCGACTCCGACGACCGGGCCGGCGCGCACCCGACCCGCGCCACCGTCTCCGAAGCCGAGACCCGCTGTGTGCAGCAGGCGGTGAACTGGTTCCAGGAACCGCGGGTCACCGTCGACGGCGACTACGACGCCAAGACCCGCGCCGCCGTCGGCCGCTACCAGCACAAACACGGTCTGGCCGGCGACGGCGAGATGGGCGCCCCGACCGGCCGCGCCCTGTTCGACGACGTCAACAAGGTCGTCGACACCCTGCTCGAAGGCCCGAAGGACGGCTCCGCGAAGTACCGCGACTGGCTCGGCCGCTGCGACAAGGTCGTCCGCCGCTGA
- the rplQ gene encoding 50S ribosomal protein L17 — MPKPAKGARLGGSAAHEKLLLANLAKSLFEHGKITTTEAKARRLRPYAERLVTKAKKGDLHNRRQVLQVITDKSVVHTLFTEIAPRYENRPGGYTRITKIGNRRGDNAPMAVIELVEALTVAQQATGEAEAATKRAAKDAEAAAPAAEVVEDAKPAEAAEESKDA, encoded by the coding sequence ATGCCGAAGCCCGCCAAGGGTGCCCGTCTGGGCGGCAGCGCCGCGCACGAGAAGCTCCTCCTCGCGAACCTCGCGAAGAGCCTCTTCGAGCACGGCAAGATCACGACGACCGAGGCCAAGGCCCGTCGTCTGCGCCCGTACGCGGAGCGTCTGGTCACCAAGGCGAAGAAGGGCGACCTTCACAACCGCCGTCAGGTGCTCCAGGTCATCACGGACAAGAGCGTCGTCCACACGCTCTTCACCGAGATCGCCCCGCGCTACGAGAACCGTCCGGGTGGTTACACCCGCATCACCAAGATCGGTAACCGCCGTGGCGACAACGCGCCCATGGCTGTCATCGAGCTGGTCGAGGCCCTGACGGTCGCGCAGCAGGCCACCGGTGAGGCCGAGGCCGCCACCAAGCGTGCCGCCAAGGACGCTGAGGCTGCCGCTCCGGCCGCCGAGGTCGTCGAGGACGCCAAGCCGGCCGAGGCCGCCGAGGAGTCCAAGGACGCCTGA
- a CDS encoding DNA-directed RNA polymerase subunit alpha: MLIAQRPSLTEEVVDEFRSRFVIEPLEPGFGYTLGNSLRRTLLSSIPGAAVTSIRIDGVLHEFTTVPGVKEDVTDLILNIKQLVVSSEHDEPVVMYLRKQGPGLVTAADIAPPAGVEVHNPDLVLATLNGKGKLEMELTVERGRGYVSAVQNKQVGQEIGRIPVDSIYSPVLKVTYKVEATRVEQRTDFDKLIVDVETKQAMRPRDAMASAGKTLVELFGLARELNIDAEGIDMGPSPTDAALAADLALPIEELELTVRSYNCLKREGIHSVGELVARSEADLLDIRNFGAKSIDEVKAKLAGMGLALKDSPPGFDPTAAADAFGADDDADAGFVETEQY, translated from the coding sequence ATGCTGATTGCTCAGCGTCCCTCGTTGACCGAAGAGGTCGTCGACGAGTTCCGCTCCCGGTTCGTGATCGAGCCGCTGGAGCCGGGCTTCGGTTACACCCTCGGCAACTCCCTCCGCCGCACGCTCCTCTCGTCGATCCCCGGCGCTGCTGTCACCAGCATCCGCATCGACGGTGTCCTGCACGAGTTCACCACCGTGCCGGGCGTCAAGGAGGACGTCACCGACCTGATCCTCAACATCAAGCAGCTGGTCGTCTCCTCGGAGCACGACGAGCCGGTCGTGATGTACCTGCGCAAGCAGGGCCCGGGTCTGGTCACCGCCGCCGACATCGCGCCCCCGGCCGGTGTCGAGGTGCACAACCCCGACCTCGTCCTCGCCACGCTCAACGGCAAGGGCAAGCTGGAGATGGAGCTGACCGTCGAGCGCGGTCGCGGCTACGTCTCCGCCGTGCAGAACAAGCAGGTCGGTCAGGAGATCGGGCGCATCCCGGTCGACTCGATCTACTCGCCGGTTCTCAAGGTCACGTACAAGGTCGAGGCCACGCGTGTCGAGCAGCGCACCGACTTCGACAAGCTGATCGTCGACGTCGAGACCAAGCAGGCCATGCGCCCGCGTGACGCCATGGCGTCCGCCGGCAAGACCCTGGTCGAGCTGTTCGGTCTCGCCCGCGAGCTGAACATCGACGCCGAGGGCATCGACATGGGTCCGTCCCCGACGGACGCCGCCCTGGCCGCCGACCTGGCGCTGCCGATCGAGGAGCTCGAGCTCACCGTTCGGTCGTACAACTGCCTCAAGCGCGAGGGCATCCACTCCGTGGGTGAGCTCGTCGCCCGCTCCGAGGCGGACCTGCTCGACATCCGCAACTTCGGTGCGAAGTCGATCGACGAGGTCAAGGCCAAGCTCGCCGGCATGGGCCTCGCGCTCAAGGACTCGCCCCCCGGGTTCGACCCGACCGCCGCCGCGGACGCCTTCGGCGCCGACGACGACGCGGACGCGGGCTTCGTGGAGACCGAGCAGTACTGA
- the rpsK gene encoding 30S ribosomal protein S11: MPPKGRQGAAKKVRRKEKKNVAHGHAHIKSTFNNTIVSITDPTGNVISWASAGHVGFKGSRKSTPFAAQMAAESAARRAQEHGMRKVDVFVKGPGSGRETAIRSLQATGLEVGSIQDVTPTPHNGCRPPKRRRV, from the coding sequence ATGCCCCCCAAGGGTCGTCAGGGCGCTGCCAAGAAGGTGCGCCGCAAGGAAAAGAAGAACGTCGCTCACGGCCACGCGCACATCAAGAGCACGTTCAACAACACGATCGTGTCCATCACGGACCCGACCGGCAACGTGATCTCGTGGGCCTCCGCCGGCCACGTCGGCTTCAAGGGTTCGCGCAAGTCGACCCCGTTCGCCGCGCAGATGGCCGCCGAGTCGGCCGCCCGCCGCGCGCAGGAGCACGGCATGCGCAAGGTCGACGTGTTCGTCAAGGGTCCCGGCTCCGGCCGTGAGACCGCGATCCGCTCCCTCCAGGCCACGGGCCTCGAGGTCGGTTCGATCCAGGACGTGACGCCCACGCCGCACAACGGCTGCCGTCCGCCCAAGCGTCGCCGCGTCTGA
- the rpsM gene encoding 30S ribosomal protein S13 codes for MARLEGVDLPRDKRVEVALTYVFGIGRTRAQQTLDATGVDRNVRVRDLSEEDLVKIREYVDQNYQTEGDLRREIQADIRRKVEIGCYQGLRHRRGLPVRGQRTSTNARTRKGPRRAIAGKKKPGKK; via the coding sequence ATGGCACGCCTTGAAGGTGTTGACCTCCCGCGCGACAAGCGCGTCGAGGTTGCCCTCACCTACGTGTTCGGCATCGGGCGTACGCGCGCCCAGCAGACGCTGGACGCCACCGGTGTGGACCGCAACGTCCGTGTTCGCGACCTGAGCGAGGAAGACCTCGTCAAGATCCGCGAGTACGTGGACCAGAACTACCAGACCGAGGGTGACCTCCGTCGCGAGATCCAGGCCGACATCCGCCGCAAGGTCGAGATCGGCTGCTACCAGGGTCTGCGCCACCGTCGTGGTCTGCCGGTCCGCGGTCAGCGCACCAGCACGAACGCCCGCACCCGCAAGGGCCCGCGTCGCGCCATCGCCGGTAAGAAGAAGCCGGGCAAGAAGTAG
- the rpmJ gene encoding 50S ribosomal protein L36, protein MKVKPSVKKICDKCRVIRRHGRVMVICDNPRHKQRQG, encoded by the coding sequence ATGAAGGTCAAGCCGAGCGTCAAGAAGATCTGCGACAAGTGCAGGGTGATCCGCCGTCACGGCCGGGTCATGGTGATCTGCGACAACCCGCGCCACAAGCAGCGCCAGGGCTGA
- the infA gene encoding translation initiation factor IF-1 — protein MAKKQGAIEIEGTVVESLPNAMFKVELQNGHQVLAHISGKMRMHYIRILPDDRVVVELSPYDLTRGRIVYRYK, from the coding sequence GTGGCCAAGAAGCAAGGTGCCATCGAGATCGAGGGCACTGTCGTCGAGTCTCTGCCGAACGCCATGTTCAAGGTCGAGCTCCAGAACGGCCACCAGGTCCTGGCACACATCAGCGGCAAGATGCGCATGCACTACATCCGCATCCTCCCTGACGACCGGGTCGTGGTGGAGCTGTCTCCGTACGACCTGACGCGTGGCCGGATCGTCTACCGGTACAAGTAG